One part of the Rutidosis leptorrhynchoides isolate AG116_Rl617_1_P2 chromosome 1, CSIRO_AGI_Rlap_v1, whole genome shotgun sequence genome encodes these proteins:
- the LOC139839833 gene encoding uncharacterized protein encodes MVLYGASHDAKKKLMWNQLNSFLSNNDSSWVLCGDFNEVRDSTDRLNCVFHQNRAARFNEFIAKNNLIEIPIIGRKFTLISDDGAKFAKLDRFLVSDNFINLWKDLSVIPLDRKVSDHCPLVLRDKVIDYGPKPFKVFNEWFNKEGSREIVKGALEKPVNGFRKDCIFRDRLKHVKYALKVWSKSTFGNLDSEIVSLKAKVDEWEKKAELGGLNELERKSWMDDRKCWLEKEGVKTNMLKQKARSRWILEGDENSKFFHSSIKRKYNKNNIRGLNINGVWNENPLDVKEAIFMHFQKQFASISHGRPHMCDWIGDGSDLNFRPAESGPAGSGPVTHRTIEPTDSTRYHSVPPQVVGTTDFGDHLAVSKSLDCSEAESLELPFSESEIWDAIKDCGSTKAPGPVGFNLSFYKRFWDVIKIDLISAIQFFWGKGGILQRL; translated from the coding sequence atggttttgtacggagcaTCACATGATGCGAAGAAGAAATTAATGTGGAATCAATTAAATAGTTTCTTAAGCAATAATGATTCGTCATGGGTTTTATGCGGAGACTTCAACGAAGTGAGGGATAGTACGGATAGGCTAAATTGTGTTTTTCACCAAAATAGGGCGGCACGTTTTAATGAGTTCATTGCAAAGAATAATCTAATCGAGATTCCTATTATTGGTAGGAAATTTACGCTAATAAGTGACGATGGTGCTAAGTTTGCTAAACTTGATAGGTTTCTAGTGTCGGATAATTTTATCAACTTATGGAAAGATCTTTCGGTCATCCCGCTTGATAGGAaggtttcggatcattgtcctctAGTTTTAAGAGATAAAGTAATAGATTATGGTCCAAAACCTTTCAAGGTCTTCAACGAGTGGTTTAATAAAGAAGGTTCCCGGGAAATTGTTAAGGGTGCATTGGAAAAACCGGTTAATGGGTTCCGAAAAGATTGTATTTTTAGGGATCGATTAAAACATGTTAAGTACGCACTTAAAGTTTGGAGTAAAAGTACTTTTGGGAATTTAGATAGCGAAATTGTGTCACTTAAGGCAAAGGTTGATGAGTGGGAAAAGAAAGCGGAATTAGGAGGTTTAAATGAGTTAGAAAGAAAATCTTGGATGGACGATAGGAAATGTTGGTTAGAAAAGGAAGGTGTCAAAACGAATATGCTAAAACAAAAGGCTAGATCAAGATGGATCCTAGAAGGAGATGAGAACTCGAAATTTTTCCATTCATCCATAAAGCGAAAATATAACAAAAACAACATTCGAGGTCTTAATATTAACGGTGTTTGGAATGAAAATCCGTTGGACGTAAAAGAAGCAATTTTTATGCATTTCCAAAAACAATTTGCATCAATTTCACATGGCAGGCCCCATATGTGTGATTGGATTGGTGATGGGTCTGACTTAAATTTTAGGCCTGCTGAATCTGGGCCTGCTGGTTCTGGGCCTGTTACGCATAGGACAATTGAGCCTACTGATTCTACTCGTTACCATTCTGTTCCACCACAGGTTGTTGGGACTACTGATTTTGGGGACCACCTGGCAGTAAGCAAATCACTCGACTGTTCAGAAGCTGAAAGCCTTGAACTCCCATTCTCAGAATCCGAAATATGGGATGCGATTAAAGATTGCGGTAGTACTAAAGCCCCGGGCCCCGTTGGTTTTAACTTAAGTTTTTATAAGCGATTCTGGGATGTTATAAAGATTGATCTTATAAGTGCAATTCAGTTTTTTTGGGGAAAAGGGGGAATTCTCCAAAGGTTGTAA
- the LOC139839840 gene encoding germin-like protein 9-3 yields the protein MAIKSSTSPILLLAVTLVLAITTTTQANDPDILTDFITPNASAVNASFFTYSGLNGFFNTDPKNFTVLKASMIQFPALEGQSVSYAVLQFPPAGVNPPHTHPRAAELLIVLLGTLEVGFVDTKNVLYNQTLLEGDIFVFPKGLVHFQYNRNHNQSAIAVSAFGSANGGLLSVPKSVFTAGIDENVLAISFKTDVPTVQKIELGLMN from the coding sequence ATGGCCATTAAATCATCAACGAGTCCAATTCTTCTACTAGCAGTAACCTTGGTTCTAGCCATTACTACAACAACTCAAGCTAATGATCCTGATATCTTGACCGACTTCATCACCCCAAACGCGAGTGCTGTTAACGCAAGTTTCTTCACCTACAGTGGACTCAACGGCTTCTTTAACACAGATCCTAAAAACTTCACTGTTCTTAAAGCTTCGATGATCCAATTCCCGGCTTTAGAAGGTCAAAGTGTGTCGTACGCAGTACTCCAGTTCCCACCAGCCGGTGTCAACCCACCTCACACTCACCCTCGTGCAGCTGAACTATTAATTGTACTTTTGGGTACACTTGAAGTTGGATTTGTTGACACCAAGAATGTGTTGTATAACCAAACGCTTTTAGAAGGAGATATATTTGTGTTTCCAAAAGGACTTGTTCATTTTCAGTATAACAGGAACCATAATCAGTCAGCAATTGCGGTTTCTGCATTTGGAAGTGCGAATGGGGGGCTACTTTCGGTGCCGAAATCTGTTTTCACTGCTGGTATTGATGAGAATGTGCTTGCTATATCGTTCAAGACCGACGTTCCAACTGTCCAGAAAATCGAGCTAGGACTCATGAATTAG